A genomic window from Tolypothrix sp. PCC 7910 includes:
- a CDS encoding Calx-beta domain-containing protein, with translation MLTSLEQALFLVQRQLQVFASDVEFAQKMAVAFGEDVEVDSLKAAWLTGDFSIFPQLEIRNAADINGANGAYAAANNRIYLSWEFLQANQTNPVNFIGLLLEEIGHRVDTALNSSDSAGDEGAIFSALVQGESLGNEALAKLKAEDDSRILSIDGQAIAVEQQNFTGTNGNNTITGTSGDDTINSGLGSDTVDGGAGNDLLIVDYSSNNYTGTNPPAGINSSISSNSTGGFNGNYYAYRQSNNFGDYDQVSFSNIERFQITGTAAADNIRTGDGDDTIIGGAGNDTINAGGGNDSISGGIGNDTITAGTGINIIDGGEGIDTLIDANFSSATSNLSINDSGNQPITLADGTSVTNVELFTNLTTGSGNDVISYTQRNNNTINTGSGDDTINAGLGSDNVDGGAGNDLLIVDYSSNNYTGTNPPAGINSSISSNSTGGFNGNYYAYRQSNNFGDYDQVSFSNIERFQITGTAAADNIRTGDGNDTIIGGAGNDTINAGGGNNSIASGDGNDVINSGNGNDTITGGLGNDTITAGAGINIIDGGEGIDTLVDGNFSTLSTALNIDDTGITPTPITLADGTSVTNVELFTNLTTGSGNDVINYSQRNNNTINTGSGDDTINAGLGIDTVDGGAGNDLLIVDYSSNNYTGTNPPAGISSFISSNSVGAFNGYYYAYRDNNYNSEQVSFSNIERFQITGTAAADNIRTGDGNDTIIGGAGNDTINAGGGNDSISGGLGNDTITAGAGINIIDGGEGIDTLVDGNFSTLSTALNIDDTGITPTPITLADGTSVTNVELFTNLTTGSGNDVISYTQRNNNTINTGSGDDTINPGLGSDNVDGGAGNDLLIVDYSSNTYTGSIAGIYSSISNNGAGGFNGYYQAYNGSSYDTVSASNIERFQITGTAAADNIRTGDGNDTIIGGAGNDTINAGGGSDRLIGVAQNAVNPGLGEIDILQGGAGGDIYIIGNAATTFYDDGNTNTAGTTDYARIVGFNASEDLIQLTGPKTNYILGTSSIGGIAGTAIYIKKPIGEPNELIAIIEGVTGLNLDSNVFIEAQNEAGLLSFSQATFSTPESDNATITITREQGTVGAVSVTLALTNGTATAPSDYDNSTITVNFADGENSKTITIPIVNDTTYESNETVNLTLINPTNGASLGTQKTATLTIRHVRNMNWVQKNGRK, from the coding sequence GTGTTAACGTCTTTAGAACAAGCTCTATTTCTTGTGCAACGACAATTACAGGTTTTTGCTAGTGATGTGGAATTTGCTCAAAAGATGGCGGTAGCTTTTGGCGAGGATGTTGAAGTTGACTCTTTAAAGGCAGCCTGGTTAACCGGAGATTTCAGTATTTTCCCTCAGTTAGAGATTCGCAATGCAGCAGATATTAATGGTGCGAATGGAGCTTACGCAGCAGCTAATAACCGAATTTATCTGTCTTGGGAGTTTTTGCAGGCGAATCAGACAAATCCAGTAAATTTTATTGGGTTGTTATTAGAGGAAATTGGACATAGAGTTGATACTGCCTTGAATAGCAGTGATAGTGCTGGGGATGAGGGAGCGATTTTCTCGGCATTAGTACAGGGAGAAAGTCTTGGTAATGAAGCTCTGGCAAAGTTAAAGGCAGAGGATGATTCAAGAATTCTGAGTATTGATGGGCAGGCGATCGCAGTTGAACAGCAGAATTTCACTGGTACTAACGGAAATAATACAATCACCGGAACTTCTGGTGACGACACCATCAACTCAGGATTAGGAAGCGATACCGTAGATGGTGGTGCAGGCAATGACCTGTTAATCGTTGATTACTCCAGCAACAACTATACAGGCACAAATCCACCAGCAGGGATTAATAGCTCTATCAGTAGCAACAGTACAGGAGGCTTTAACGGTAATTACTACGCTTACAGGCAGTCTAATAACTTCGGCGATTACGACCAAGTATCTTTCTCCAACATCGAGCGGTTTCAGATTACTGGTACAGCAGCTGCGGATAACATTCGCACAGGCGATGGTGATGACACGATTATTGGCGGTGCAGGTAACGACACCATCAATGCTGGAGGCGGGAATGACAGTATTAGTGGTGGGATAGGAAACGACACAATTACCGCAGGGACAGGTATCAACATCATTGATGGTGGAGAAGGAATAGATACCCTAATTGATGCCAACTTCAGTTCTGCTACCAGCAATCTTAGTATTAATGACAGTGGCAATCAGCCCATCACCCTAGCAGATGGTACAAGTGTCACCAACGTGGAACTGTTTACCAACCTCACCACTGGTAGTGGCAATGATGTCATCAGCTACACCCAGCGCAACAACAACACTATCAACACTGGCAGTGGCGATGACACAATTAATGCCGGGTTAGGAAGCGATAACGTAGATGGTGGTGCAGGCAATGACCTGTTAATCGTTGATTACTCCAGCAACAACTATACAGGCACAAATCCACCAGCAGGGATTAATAGCTCTATCAGTAGCAACAGTACAGGAGGCTTTAACGGTAATTACTACGCTTACAGGCAGTCTAATAACTTCGGCGATTACGACCAAGTATCTTTCTCCAACATCGAGCGGTTTCAGATTACTGGTACAGCAGCTGCGGATAACATTCGCACAGGTGATGGCAATGACACGATTATTGGCGGTGCAGGTAACGACACCATCAATGCTGGTGGTGGAAACAACAGCATTGCAAGTGGTGATGGTAACGATGTTATCAATAGCGGTAACGGCAATGACACCATCACAGGTGGCTTAGGGAATGACACAATTACCGCAGGCGCAGGCATCAACATCATTGATGGCGGAGAGGGGATAGATACTCTAGTTGATGGTAACTTCAGTACACTGAGCACTGCTCTCAACATCGATGACACTGGTATCACTCCGACCCCCATCACCCTAGCAGATGGCACAAGTGTCACCAACGTGGAACTGTTTACCAACCTCACCACTGGTAGTGGCAATGATGTTATCAACTACAGCCAGCGCAACAACAACACTATCAACACTGGCAGTGGCGATGACACAATTAATGCCGGATTAGGAATTGATACCGTAGATGGTGGTGCAGGCAATGACCTGTTAATCGTTGATTACTCCAGCAACAACTATACAGGCACAAATCCACCAGCAGGGATTAGTAGCTTTATCAGCAGCAATAGTGTAGGAGCCTTCAACGGTTATTACTATGCTTACAGGGACAACAACTACAACTCTGAGCAAGTATCTTTCTCCAACATTGAGCGGTTTCAGATTACTGGCACAGCAGCTGCGGATAACATTCGCACAGGCGATGGTAATGACACGATTATTGGCGGTGCAGGTAACGACACCATTAATGCTGGAGGCGGGAATGACAGTATTAGTGGTGGCTTAGGGAATGACACAATTACCGCAGGCGCAGGCATCAACATCATTGATGGTGGAGAGGGAATAGATACTCTAGTTGATGGTAACTTCAGTACACTGAGCACCGCTCTCAACATCGATGACACTGGTATCACTCCGACCCCCATTACCCTAGCAGATGGCACAAGTGTCACCAACGTGGAACTGTTTACCAACCTCACCACTGGTAGTGGCAATGATGTCATCAGCTACACCCAGCGCAACAACAACACTATCAACACTGGCAGTGGTGACGACACCATCAACCCAGGATTAGGAAGCGATAACGTAGATGGCGGTGCAGGAAATGACCTGTTAATCGTCGATTATTCGAGTAACACCTACACTGGTTCGATTGCTGGCATCTATAGCTCTATTAGTAACAATGGTGCAGGGGGATTCAACGGTTATTATCAAGCCTACAATGGTTCTAGTTATGACACCGTTTCCGCCTCCAACATTGAGCGGTTTCAGATTACTGGCACAGCCGCTGCGGATAACATTCGCACAGGCGATGGCAATGACACGATTATTGGCGGTGCAGGTAACGACACCATTAATGCTGGTGGTGGAAGCGATCGCCTGATCGGTGTCGCTCAAAACGCCGTCAACCCTGGATTAGGAGAAATTGACATTCTCCAAGGTGGTGCAGGTGGAGACATTTACATCATCGGGAATGCAGCTACTACCTTCTATGATGATGGCAACACTAACACCGCAGGTACAACAGATTATGCCCGGATTGTTGGCTTTAACGCTAGTGAAGATCTCATCCAACTGACAGGGCCAAAAACTAACTACATCTTGGGGACATCTTCAATCGGTGGCATCGCTGGCACGGCAATTTACATCAAAAAACCCATTGGCGAACCCAATGAACTCATTGCCATTATTGAAGGAGTCACAGGATTAAACCTAGATTCCAATGTTTTCATCGAAGCACAAAACGAAGCTGGACTACTTTCCTTCAGTCAGGCTACTTTTAGCACTCCTGAAAGTGACAACGCCACCATTACAATCACCCGTGAACAGGGAACTGTTGGCGCAGTTAGTGTTACCTTGGCTTTAACTAACGGTACAGCCACGGCTCCCAGCGATTATGACAATAGTACAATTACCGTTAACTTTGCTGATGGCGAAAACAGCAAAACTATTACTATCCCCATCGTTAACGACACCACTTATGAATCCAATGAGACTGTCAATCTTACCCTAATTAACCCCACAAATGGCGCATCTCTGGGAACTCAGAAAACAGCTACTTTAACTATTAGACACGTCCGGAATATGAATTGGGTACAAAAAAATGGTAGAAAGTAA
- a CDS encoding phosphatase PAP2 family protein: MGKINFEQLTNHNILVRTVHSAVKGRARYKVHGLYGSEALKRYLGYRLSKEDGIVQVSANTWTGNVLVMFRPDFSPSAIALLLQNIVQDYAKEVRKLALETTNTSKGREQVKNAAKVPSKLQLSQINNQLILASGAICTLSLGAVLLHRNALDESILLAIQQLHTPILDSIMVGITQLGNPLALVLICLGVESYLLYYRRRQATRLGLATASAIGLNYGLKVLFGRARPELWDRLILVGHHSFPSGHAMVSMVIYGFISYIFAEQFPQWQRQIYAITTVLILAIGFSRLYLGVHWPTDVLAGYAIGLAWLIVCILTLELQPKYTALINNNFKSLTVDGSQLMVNSQQ, encoded by the coding sequence ATGGGCAAAATTAATTTTGAGCAACTTACCAATCACAATATTTTAGTCCGAACCGTTCATAGTGCTGTGAAAGGTAGAGCTAGGTATAAAGTGCATGGACTGTATGGTTCGGAAGCGCTCAAAAGATATTTGGGATATAGGTTGTCCAAAGAGGACGGAATTGTACAAGTTAGTGCAAATACTTGGACAGGAAATGTTTTGGTGATGTTCCGTCCTGATTTTAGCCCAAGTGCGATCGCTCTTCTCCTGCAAAACATTGTTCAGGATTACGCGAAAGAAGTTAGAAAACTAGCGCTAGAAACAACTAATACCAGCAAGGGAAGAGAACAAGTTAAAAATGCTGCTAAAGTGCCCTCAAAACTCCAATTAAGTCAAATAAATAATCAACTGATTTTAGCCTCAGGGGCTATTTGTACTTTGAGTTTGGGAGCAGTACTTTTACATAGAAATGCTCTGGATGAAAGCATTTTGTTAGCAATTCAACAACTGCATACACCAATTCTAGACAGCATCATGGTTGGTATCACTCAGCTAGGAAATCCACTAGCTTTAGTGTTGATTTGTTTGGGAGTAGAATCTTACCTGCTGTATTATCGTCGCCGCCAAGCTACTAGGCTAGGGCTAGCAACAGCCAGCGCCATTGGTTTAAATTATGGGCTAAAAGTCCTTTTTGGTCGAGCGCGTCCTGAACTCTGGGATCGTTTGATTCTTGTAGGTCATCACAGTTTTCCCAGTGGTCACGCAATGGTGTCAATGGTGATTTACGGTTTCATCAGTTATATTTTTGCAGAACAATTTCCCCAATGGCAAAGACAAATTTACGCCATAACTACAGTATTAATTTTGGCAATAGGTTTTAGTCGGCTTTATCTAGGCGTACACTGGCCTACTGATGTTTTAGCTGGTTATGCTATCGGTTTAGCATGGTTAATTGTCTGTATTCTCACCTTGGAATTGCAGCCAAAATATACAGCATTGATCAATAATAACTTCAAGTCGTTGACTGTTGACGGTTCACAATTAATGGTCAACAGTCAACAATAA
- a CDS encoding transposase family protein, with amino-acid sequence MISIFDYIQKYPRRAKQLLGISYDQFTDLVNYAKNSHEEEQLKLEQKKVRIHRRGGGRKELLSIPEQVCLCLFYLRQIPTFEVLGIMFGISKTLSNDTFHYWRKILRKILPSSLIEQVENKEGDLLIIQEILTNFKLLVDSVEQPIDRPSDNEEQKKFFSGKKKQHTIKNQIVSLPEGKDIIDVTVGSPGPTADIKLFREQQTKFDEKQEFTGDKAYQGGNNITTPHKKKRKQQLNEQQKEENKALSSKRIFVEHLIRIVKIFQVASQRFRLNADVYNEIVLLVCGLVRLRIGTFVLPNSAIN; translated from the coding sequence ATGATTAGTATATTTGATTATATACAAAAGTATCCACGAAGAGCAAAGCAACTTTTGGGGATTAGTTATGACCAATTTACTGACCTTGTAAACTATGCTAAAAACAGTCATGAAGAAGAACAACTCAAATTGGAACAGAAGAAAGTTAGAATACATCGTCGTGGAGGTGGACGCAAAGAATTATTATCCATCCCAGAACAAGTATGTTTGTGCTTGTTTTATCTGAGACAAATACCCACATTTGAAGTTTTAGGAATAATGTTTGGTATATCAAAAACTTTATCTAATGATACTTTTCATTACTGGAGAAAAATATTACGTAAGATTCTCCCTTCTAGTTTAATAGAGCAAGTAGAAAATAAAGAAGGAGATTTGCTCATTATACAAGAAATATTAACGAATTTTAAGTTGCTAGTTGATAGCGTAGAACAGCCTATAGATAGACCATCTGACAACGAAGAACAGAAAAAGTTCTTTTCGGGAAAGAAAAAACAGCATACTATAAAAAACCAGATAGTTTCCTTGCCAGAGGGAAAAGATATTATTGATGTTACAGTAGGCTCTCCAGGGCCAACAGCAGACATAAAATTATTTAGAGAGCAACAAACAAAATTTGATGAAAAACAAGAATTTACGGGAGATAAAGCGTATCAAGGTGGGAATAATATTACTACCCCTCATAAGAAGAAAAGAAAACAACAATTAAATGAACAACAAAAAGAAGAAAATAAAGCTCTATCAAGTAAGCGTATATTTGTTGAGCATTTAATACGTATTGTAAAAATTTTCCAAGTGGCATCACAAAGATTTAGATTAAATGCTGATGTTTATAATGAAATAGTTTTGTTAGTTTGTGGTCTAGTAAGACTGCGAATTGGCACTTTCGTATTACCGAATAGCGCCATAAATTAG
- a CDS encoding HAD-IC family P-type ATPase, with the protein MNNRFPNSRISSYAIVRAIHTAVKGRARYKVDQLHHSQSLKQYIELRLKNEVGIRDVFANPLTGNVLVTFLPDFTSQAIALLIKIIVLDFQSKNQESLAKVPAKKVNVNHGRQQGQLRIQPTFSQKMTKLATPSQEQQILPWHILQADTAIAKLTEGIADLHTSATSGLSHITAQAQLQKYGANVLPESQTRSKLSIFVEQFKSLPVALLTVAAGLSIATGGVADAVVIMGVVVINAVIGYTTESQSEKIINSLKHLVKPSAVVIRDGIAEEISASDIVLGDILVLRPGSYVPADARLIEANRLSVDESALTGESLPVPKSTEPLSKQDIPLGDRVNMVYMGTLVTGGQGLAVVVATGRFTEMGRIHTLVSESQMPETPMQKQLDQAGSQLVVVSGAVCAVVFGIGLLRGYGLLEMLKSSISLAVAAVPEGLPTIATTTLALGIANMRKHNVLIRRLDAVETLGSVQTICLDKTGTLTENKMSVVELYTDTKSIQVSSDGKFLAQSQDINPYNCDQLLKLIHVSVLCNESEVHQNAAGEYVVKGSATENALIYLAISAGVDVIQLKQHYPCCRTNHRSENQNFMSTVHSIKHEALVTATTEIGSLHPTTRKKRRGRPPSSPRPEQQVVAIKGSPSEVLEMCSQQLKNGELLPLTDADRQVIENENEVMAGKGLRILGAAYTHIAEAETNGKIPHDVIWLGLIGMADPIRNGVKDLMGVFHQAGINTVMITGDQSPTAYAIGKELNLSQGEQLEILDSTDLNSLDPELMKGLCDRVNVFARVSPANKLQIVQALQRAGKVVSMTGDGINDAPALKVADVGIAMGHTGTDAAREVADIVLENDNLETMIIAVSHGRTIYNNIRKSVHFLLSTNMSEIMVMLTATAVGIGHPLTAMQLLWLNLVTDIFPGLALALEPPEPDVLSQPPRNPEERIIKTSDFQRIMFESATISASSLAAYGYAISRYGIGPQASTIGFMSLTMAQLLHTLSCRSPQHSIFSSEKLPANRYLTVALAGSFSLQLLAAAIPGLRQLLNLTAINLLDGAVIGTSALVPFVVNEGTKTIPNSQ; encoded by the coding sequence ATGAACAATCGTTTCCCCAACTCCCGCATCAGTAGTTATGCTATTGTTCGGGCAATACATACTGCTGTAAAAGGTAGAGCAAGATATAAGGTCGATCAGCTGCATCATTCCCAATCACTCAAACAATATATTGAGTTAAGACTGAAAAATGAAGTAGGTATTAGGGATGTCTTTGCTAATCCGCTGACAGGCAATGTTCTGGTAACTTTTCTACCAGATTTTACCTCGCAAGCGATCGCCTTGCTGATCAAAATAATTGTCTTAGATTTCCAAAGCAAGAACCAAGAATCTCTAGCTAAGGTACCTGCTAAAAAAGTAAATGTAAATCATGGTAGGCAACAGGGACAGCTAAGAATTCAACCTACCTTTTCACAGAAAATGACTAAGCTGGCTACACCAAGCCAGGAGCAACAAATTTTACCCTGGCATATTTTACAAGCCGATACTGCGATAGCGAAGCTCACCGAAGGTATCGCTGATTTACACACATCAGCAACATCGGGATTATCTCATATCACTGCTCAAGCACAGTTGCAGAAGTATGGGGCAAATGTCCTACCAGAATCACAGACTCGCTCTAAGTTAAGTATTTTTGTTGAGCAATTTAAATCTTTACCAGTAGCTTTACTGACTGTAGCTGCGGGACTTTCCATTGCTACTGGTGGAGTAGCTGACGCTGTGGTAATTATGGGGGTTGTAGTCATTAATGCGGTGATTGGCTACACCACAGAAAGCCAGTCAGAAAAGATTATCAACTCACTCAAGCATTTAGTTAAACCATCGGCGGTAGTAATTAGAGATGGAATTGCTGAAGAAATTAGCGCCAGCGACATTGTTTTAGGCGATATTCTGGTACTGCGACCGGGTAGTTATGTGCCAGCAGATGCCAGACTAATTGAAGCTAATCGCTTGAGTGTTGATGAGTCGGCTTTAACCGGAGAGAGTTTACCTGTTCCCAAAAGCACTGAACCCCTGAGTAAACAGGATATACCCTTGGGCGATCGCGTGAATATGGTCTACATGGGAACCTTAGTTACGGGCGGTCAAGGATTAGCTGTAGTTGTGGCTACCGGAAGATTCACCGAAATGGGTAGAATTCACACTCTGGTATCTGAAAGCCAAATGCCAGAAACACCAATGCAAAAGCAACTCGACCAAGCAGGGAGTCAACTTGTCGTAGTATCGGGGGCTGTTTGTGCTGTAGTCTTTGGTATCGGTTTGTTGCGGGGATACGGTTTGCTGGAGATGTTGAAATCATCCATATCTCTAGCTGTGGCTGCTGTACCGGAAGGGTTACCGACAATTGCAACTACAACTCTGGCCTTGGGTATTGCCAACATGAGAAAGCATAACGTTCTCATCCGGCGGTTGGATGCAGTAGAAACCTTGGGTTCAGTCCAGACAATTTGCCTAGATAAAACTGGTACACTCACAGAAAATAAAATGTCTGTGGTTGAGTTATATACAGATACTAAATCCATTCAAGTCTCATCTGACGGGAAATTTCTTGCCCAATCCCAAGATATTAACCCTTACAACTGCGATCAACTTTTAAAGCTGATTCATGTTTCGGTACTGTGTAATGAAAGTGAAGTTCACCAAAATGCAGCTGGTGAGTATGTAGTCAAAGGTTCAGCTACAGAAAATGCCTTAATTTATTTGGCAATTAGTGCTGGAGTTGATGTCATCCAACTTAAACAACATTATCCTTGCTGCCGAACTAACCACCGTTCAGAAAATCAAAATTTCATGAGTACGGTGCATAGCATTAAACATGAGGCTTTAGTTACAGCAACAACTGAAATTGGTTCCTTACACCCAACAACACGCAAAAAACGCCGGGGTCGTCCACCGTCATCGCCACGTCCTGAACAACAAGTAGTTGCAATTAAGGGTAGCCCTTCGGAAGTGTTGGAAATGTGTAGCCAGCAGCTTAAGAATGGCGAATTACTACCGCTAACCGATGCAGATAGACAAGTCATCGAAAACGAAAACGAAGTCATGGCTGGTAAGGGTTTGCGGATATTAGGGGCAGCCTATACCCACATTGCTGAAGCAGAAACTAATGGCAAAATTCCCCATGATGTGATTTGGCTGGGTTTGATTGGCATGGCTGACCCCATTAGAAACGGTGTTAAAGACTTGATGGGTGTTTTCCATCAGGCGGGGATTAATACAGTCATGATTACTGGTGATCAAAGCCCCACAGCTTACGCAATTGGCAAAGAGTTAAATTTGAGCCAAGGTGAGCAATTAGAAATCCTTGATTCTACTGATTTAAACAGCCTTGATCCAGAATTGATGAAAGGATTGTGCGATCGCGTTAATGTATTTGCTAGAGTAAGTCCTGCTAATAAATTACAAATTGTCCAAGCGCTGCAGAGAGCAGGTAAAGTTGTTTCCATGACTGGCGATGGTATTAACGATGCACCAGCTTTAAAAGTGGCTGATGTTGGTATTGCTATGGGACATACAGGTACAGACGCAGCACGAGAAGTCGCCGATATTGTCTTAGAAAACGACAATTTAGAAACCATGATTATTGCGGTCAGTCATGGGCGAACAATTTATAACAACATTAGAAAATCCGTGCATTTTCTCCTGTCCACCAACATGAGCGAAATCATGGTCATGTTGACAGCCACAGCCGTAGGCATCGGTCATCCATTAACTGCAATGCAACTGTTATGGCTGAATTTGGTAACAGATATCTTCCCTGGCTTGGCTTTAGCTTTGGAACCACCAGAACCCGATGTGCTGAGTCAACCACCCCGCAACCCCGAAGAAAGGATTATCAAAACATCCGATTTTCAAAGAATCATGTTTGAATCAGCCACCATCTCTGCTAGTTCTTTAGCAGCCTATGGCTATGCAATTAGCCGTTATGGTATCGGCCCCCAAGCCAGCACCATCGGTTTTATGAGTCTGACAATGGCGCAATTGCTGCATACTCTTAGCTGTCGTTCGCCGCAACACAGTATTTTTAGTTCGGAAAAATTACCAGCGAATCGCTATTTAACTGTAGCGCTAGCAGGTTCCTTCAGCCTGCAACTATTAGCAGCCGCCATCCCAGGATTGAGACAACTTTTGAACCTCACAGCAATTAATCTGCTTGATGGTGCAGTGATAGGAACTAGCGCCTTAGTACCATTTGTCGTAAATGAGGGTACGAAAACAATCCCAAATTCACAATAA
- a CDS encoding HMA2 domain-containing protein: MHQQLNKKINRVPNKTAQNQHISYTIIHAIPGRIRFRIPQIARDSEYANKLKRLIESDTIATNVRINPAAASIVINYQPGVISDNQMRLHLVNLIQTAPNITLPAPVTAKSVAKAIFDALINLIDGTRNINKARTAIQHKEVKTDIWERLLSGTKTAIQGLKSTIMFILPNKRSQSGKKKLGLQSLPSPAVGVDKRRLALP; the protein is encoded by the coding sequence ATGCATCAACAACTTAACAAAAAAATTAATAGAGTACCTAATAAAACAGCACAGAACCAACATATATCCTATACTATCATCCATGCGATTCCGGGAAGGATTCGTTTCCGCATTCCTCAGATAGCTAGAGATTCAGAGTATGCTAATAAACTCAAGCGATTGATAGAATCAGATACGATAGCTACAAATGTGCGGATTAACCCTGCTGCGGCATCCATTGTGATCAATTATCAACCTGGTGTAATTTCGGATAACCAGATGCGATTGCATCTAGTGAATCTGATTCAAACTGCCCCAAATATAACTTTACCAGCCCCAGTCACAGCAAAATCAGTGGCGAAAGCCATTTTTGATGCATTGATTAACTTGATTGATGGTACACGTAACATCAACAAAGCACGTACAGCTATTCAGCATAAAGAGGTGAAAACAGATATTTGGGAGCGGTTACTAAGTGGCACGAAAACCGCAATCCAAGGGCTAAAATCAACTATCATGTTTATCTTGCCTAACAAGCGATCGCAAAGTGGTAAAAAGAAATTAGGCTTGCAGTCATTGCCATCGCCAGCTGTTGGTGTAGACAAGCGTCGTCTAGCACTACCATAA
- the metK gene encoding methionine adenosyltransferase, which yields MKKDFLFTSESVTEGHPDKLCDQISDAIVDQFLRRDPFARVITECAVSTAIVFISARFESDAIVDFTKIARQVIKQVGYDQPDFNAKTCSIMTSLKELPRSENRCWDEKKLSEAEIDQIPVKDQVTVFGFACNQTKVFMPLPIWLAHQLARKLTIVREEKILPYLAPDGKTQVAIEYKDRKPHRIYSITLIASQHKQLGTNGTNLKRLQEDLRESVIDVVFADEELKPDANTRIFIDSDDPFAIGGPSVHSGLTGRKNAIDTYGEYSRHSGAALSGKDPTRIDRIGAYAARYAAKNVVAAGLAQECEVQLTYSIGLARPVSIQVETFGTGKISDEEIAGILEKNFDFRLLLC from the coding sequence ATGAAAAAAGATTTTTTATTTACATCAGAATCTGTCACCGAAGGACATCCTGATAAACTGTGTGATCAAATTAGCGATGCTATTGTCGATCAATTTCTCCGCCGAGACCCCTTTGCCAGAGTTATTACCGAATGTGCGGTATCAACGGCGATTGTGTTCATTTCTGCCAGGTTTGAATCAGATGCGATCGTTGATTTTACGAAAATAGCGAGACAGGTAATTAAGCAAGTTGGTTATGACCAGCCTGACTTTAATGCTAAAACTTGTAGCATTATGACTAGTTTAAAAGAATTACCCCGCAGTGAGAATCGCTGTTGGGATGAAAAAAAACTTTCGGAAGCAGAAATAGACCAAATTCCGGTAAAAGACCAAGTAACAGTATTCGGTTTTGCTTGCAATCAAACTAAAGTTTTTATGCCTCTTCCTATTTGGTTAGCACATCAATTAGCTAGAAAATTAACCATTGTCAGAGAAGAAAAAATCTTACCTTACTTGGCACCCGATGGTAAAACTCAGGTAGCAATTGAATATAAAGACCGCAAACCACACCGTATTTATAGTATTACGCTCATTGCTAGCCAGCACAAACAATTGGGAACCAATGGCACTAATCTCAAGCGATTGCAAGAAGATTTACGAGAAAGCGTCATTGATGTTGTGTTTGCAGATGAAGAACTCAAACCTGATGCTAACACCAGAATATTTATTGATTCTGACGATCCCTTTGCGATTGGCGGCCCTTCTGTTCATTCTGGGTTAACAGGTAGAAAGAATGCTATCGATACCTACGGTGAATATTCTCGCCACAGTGGTGCAGCCTTGAGTGGCAAAGACCCTACACGTATAGATAGGATAGGAGCTTATGCGGCGCGTTATGCTGCTAAGAATGTAGTTGCAGCAGGTTTAGCCCAAGAATGTGAAGTACAACTTACCTACTCTATTGGACTTGCTCGTCCGGTGAGTATTCAAGTAGAAACCTTTGGTACAGGTAAGATTTCCGATGAAGAAATTGCTGGGATTTTAGAGAAGAATTTTGATTTTCGCCTACTACTGTGTTAA